A single genomic interval of Salinarchaeum sp. IM2453 harbors:
- a CDS encoding winged helix-turn-helix domain-containing protein yields the protein MNNSKDSSDHTGSDMREIIAKRRSVLKVLNDEPLWKPELDEQLDVSRSTINRAVNELAEIGLIERIENGYTSTMAGELGLDLHTEYVEKTNTLARAAGLLEDIPEEIELEPDYLDECTVVLPERQAPEKVLESLAKRLQPKSTVMGFTPVVKVPYVSLLRDHVIDNDIAVEVIIEDTNRCQFPEFASVQSALIDLASANQFQLLETSVSLPYGLWIIEYEKAMSPIVALLGYSDRGVIAGGMVWEENSVYEWAEQRYEQVRESAVRASISLTGSEEDL from the coding sequence ATGAATAACTCCAAAGACTCATCTGACCACACTGGTAGCGATATGCGTGAGATAATCGCAAAGCGTCGGTCAGTTCTTAAAGTGCTTAATGATGAACCACTCTGGAAACCGGAACTAGACGAACAGCTGGACGTATCCCGATCAACGATTAATCGTGCAGTTAATGAATTGGCAGAAATTGGATTGATCGAACGGATAGAAAATGGATATACATCAACAATGGCTGGTGAACTCGGACTAGATCTTCACACTGAATACGTAGAGAAGACGAATACACTTGCGCGAGCAGCAGGGTTGCTTGAGGACATTCCTGAAGAAATTGAGCTTGAACCGGATTATTTGGATGAATGTACGGTTGTGCTACCTGAGCGACAAGCTCCTGAGAAAGTACTTGAATCACTAGCGAAGAGATTACAGCCAAAATCAACGGTTATGGGATTTACACCAGTGGTGAAGGTTCCGTATGTGAGCCTTCTTCGTGATCATGTAATTGACAACGACATTGCGGTTGAGGTCATTATTGAGGATACAAATAGATGTCAGTTTCCTGAGTTTGCATCTGTCCAGTCTGCGCTTATTGATTTGGCATCTGCCAATCAATTTCAGCTACTTGAGACATCAGTATCACTTCCATACGGATTATGGATTATTGAGTACGAGAAAGCAATGAGCCCTATCGTTGCTCTTCTCGGGTATAGCGATAGAGGCGTGATTGCCGGTGGAATGGTCTGGGAAGAAAATTCAGTGTATGAGTGGGCCGAGCAACGATACGAACAGGTCCGAGAATCTGCAGTCAGAGCTTCAAT
- a CDS encoding universal stress protein, whose amino-acid sequence MNNRVLVPVDGSENAWKAFEFAINEHNDDTLVVLYVVNPLEGEYELTGAKKRAKKRSKQIEQEVHDRVAEHNNSVDLQYVTREGRPQEEILAYIDESNIDQVVIGTRGLSGIKRILMGSVTETIVRKASVPVNVI is encoded by the coding sequence ATGAATAATCGGGTTCTTGTACCGGTCGACGGGTCAGAAAATGCCTGGAAAGCATTTGAGTTTGCAATCAACGAACACAATGACGATACACTTGTTGTCCTATACGTTGTCAACCCATTAGAAGGAGAATATGAATTAACCGGCGCAAAAAAGCGCGCCAAGAAACGCAGTAAGCAGATCGAACAGGAGGTACATGACCGGGTTGCTGAGCACAACAATAGTGTTGACCTACAGTACGTGACAAGGGAAGGCCGGCCACAAGAAGAAATCTTAGCATACATTGATGAAAGTAACATTGATCAGGTGGTTATTGGAACTCGAGGACTATCCGGAATTAAACGTATCTTAATGGGGAGTGTAACAGAAACAATTGTCAGGAAAGCAAGCGTACCGGTAAATGTTATCTGA
- a CDS encoding RND family transporter, which yields MSEISARVSNVLTTYTKSIILVILLFTVAIGVGVTQVEQESDTEQFETESPAAEAQEYIGANFTADTEGSVAPVQIIQRGDNVLTQEALLESLALQQDIRDNEKINETLITNSNQPSITGFANAIAAAAINQEQPAFGASLETQRDVIDELEDDELEDIVTLVLDEEDRFDALSFMPSSYTPGSSNATAGLTIVSQELENDVQDPDAFPDDLTEAQLEIRELTQDRDSEYSLFGFGILNDEIENSLADSGAIVGPLALLFVVVALTIAYRDILDITLGVFGILLVLVWTFGFMGWAGIDFNQLLLSVPVLLIGLSIDYAIHVFMRYREQREADESADNLRRPMAVALAGVGAALVWVTATAALGFLANLTSPVGPLQDFGIVSAFGVFAALIVFGVLTPALKIELDGALEARGINRQKQAFGTGGSAFSRVLQIGVTTARRVPLAVVVLALILSAGGLYGATQVDTSFDETDFLADSPPDWTENLPGPMAPGTYQASDDLDFIGENFQQDDNEAEILIRGNVTDDQTLRWLNTASTDARELDTVFVGADGSPDITSPLSLMEEAAAQGSDNADIPETERDEAENNYVEFWNLYEQSVDNAGVPEENVTALYNRLLVANPQAAEYIYNDGDEYQAVRLQFGVVGDAGIGAIADDNREIASNLEDESDGVLTASAAGDQVIFDNVQEDLLDTVIQGLVITLVSVFVFLAIAYRLTGSPASLGIVTMIPVALAVTWILGSMWVLDIPFNTLTGTITSLTVGLGIAYSIHISSRYELELRRQGDIWNALETTVTGTGGALLGSAATTVGGFGTLVFAILPILRQFGIVTGLTIIYAFFASVLVLPALLVLWTQYIGFSADDSSSSDLSRDDDSSGPGSPTDAPTPATTQNQDQEARSSPVEGDAQSTAGTGSTRPKTALAQDFTTQDDPQAKSVPPNTSSIENHVQERSEAPSNVNSAKPDATSENSPPFNQTADSLHHQADVVIIEEPDPNVAVDPSEATDPGTTSSVEDADSVPTRDHDDVTVIRDSTANNQ from the coding sequence ATGAGTGAAATTTCTGCACGAGTATCGAATGTACTTACGACATATACAAAGAGTATAATTCTTGTTATATTGCTGTTTACCGTTGCAATCGGAGTTGGAGTGACGCAAGTTGAACAAGAATCTGATACAGAGCAGTTTGAGACTGAATCTCCTGCTGCGGAAGCACAGGAGTATATTGGTGCGAACTTTACAGCTGACACAGAAGGAAGTGTAGCACCTGTTCAGATAATTCAGCGCGGAGATAATGTTCTTACACAGGAGGCGTTGCTTGAATCACTTGCACTGCAGCAAGATATACGCGATAACGAGAAAATTAACGAAACTCTGATTACCAATAGTAATCAGCCATCCATCACTGGGTTTGCAAATGCAATTGCTGCTGCAGCAATAAATCAAGAACAACCTGCATTTGGTGCTTCACTGGAGACGCAGCGTGACGTAATTGATGAACTTGAAGATGATGAACTTGAAGACATTGTTACCCTTGTCTTGGATGAGGAGGACCGATTTGACGCGCTCAGCTTTATGCCGTCATCTTATACTCCCGGATCATCGAACGCTACGGCTGGCCTTACTATTGTCAGTCAAGAACTTGAAAATGATGTACAGGATCCAGATGCCTTTCCGGATGATCTGACAGAAGCACAACTCGAGATCCGAGAACTTACACAGGATCGAGACTCGGAATACTCGCTGTTTGGCTTTGGGATTCTTAACGACGAAATTGAGAATTCTCTTGCAGACAGTGGTGCAATTGTCGGTCCTTTAGCACTACTTTTCGTTGTCGTTGCATTGACGATTGCTTACCGCGATATCCTTGATATTACGCTTGGTGTCTTTGGGATACTTCTTGTTCTAGTTTGGACCTTTGGATTCATGGGGTGGGCAGGAATTGATTTCAATCAGCTACTGCTTTCTGTTCCAGTGTTGCTAATCGGGTTGTCAATTGACTATGCGATCCATGTATTCATGCGCTACCGGGAGCAGCGCGAAGCTGATGAAAGTGCTGATAATTTACGACGGCCAATGGCTGTGGCACTGGCCGGGGTAGGTGCTGCATTAGTCTGGGTGACAGCTACTGCTGCTCTTGGGTTCTTGGCAAACCTCACAAGCCCGGTCGGCCCACTACAAGACTTCGGTATTGTGAGTGCATTTGGTGTTTTTGCAGCATTGATTGTCTTCGGGGTGTTGACGCCGGCCTTGAAAATTGAGCTTGACGGTGCGCTTGAGGCGCGTGGTATTAACCGACAAAAGCAAGCCTTCGGGACAGGTGGATCCGCTTTCAGCCGTGTTTTGCAAATTGGTGTCACAACGGCTCGTCGCGTTCCACTTGCTGTTGTCGTCTTGGCTCTGATTCTGTCTGCCGGCGGTCTCTATGGTGCAACACAAGTCGATACGAGTTTCGATGAAACAGACTTCCTTGCTGACAGTCCGCCTGATTGGACAGAGAATCTTCCCGGACCGATGGCACCTGGTACCTACCAAGCAAGTGATGATCTGGACTTTATCGGCGAAAACTTCCAGCAAGATGATAACGAGGCGGAGATACTGATACGCGGCAATGTAACTGACGATCAGACGCTTCGCTGGCTTAATACTGCAAGTACAGATGCCAGAGAATTAGATACCGTGTTTGTCGGAGCAGATGGGTCACCTGACATTACGTCACCGCTTTCTCTCATGGAAGAGGCGGCGGCACAAGGAAGTGATAACGCAGATATTCCTGAAACAGAACGTGACGAAGCTGAAAATAACTACGTTGAATTCTGGAATCTATACGAGCAGTCTGTCGATAATGCCGGTGTTCCAGAAGAGAATGTTACTGCACTGTATAATCGTCTTCTAGTAGCGAACCCACAAGCAGCAGAGTACATTTATAACGATGGCGATGAATACCAAGCGGTTCGACTGCAGTTCGGTGTTGTTGGCGACGCCGGCATTGGAGCCATTGCTGATGATAACAGGGAGATTGCTTCGAATCTTGAAGATGAAAGTGATGGTGTACTCACAGCCTCTGCGGCTGGTGATCAAGTCATCTTTGATAATGTCCAGGAGGATCTGTTGGATACGGTCATTCAAGGACTGGTAATCACTCTTGTGTCTGTGTTCGTATTCTTGGCTATCGCATACCGCTTGACCGGCAGTCCAGCATCATTAGGAATTGTAACAATGATCCCGGTTGCATTAGCCGTGACATGGATACTTGGATCCATGTGGGTGCTTGATATTCCGTTTAATACGTTGACCGGTACGATCACGTCCCTAACAGTCGGGTTGGGTATTGCATACAGTATCCACATAAGCTCACGATATGAACTTGAACTTCGTCGACAAGGTGATATCTGGAATGCACTTGAGACAACCGTTACAGGCACAGGCGGAGCGTTACTTGGTAGTGCCGCGACAACTGTCGGTGGGTTTGGAACACTAGTCTTCGCAATTTTACCAATCCTTCGCCAGTTTGGAATTGTTACTGGACTAACAATAATATATGCATTCTTTGCGAGCGTACTTGTCCTACCAGCACTGCTGGTTCTTTGGACACAGTACATTGGATTCTCAGCCGATGATTCGTCATCAAGTGATTTGTCAAGGGACGATGACTCGTCAGGACCTGGCTCCCCGACTGATGCGCCAACCCCGGCGACCACTCAGAATCAAGATCAGGAGGCAAGAAGTTCACCTGTTGAAGGCGATGCCCAGAGCACCGCTGGAACTGGTAGTACTCGACCAAAGACTGCCCTCGCCCAGGATTTCACAACACAAGACGATCCACAAGCAAAGTCTGTTCCACCTAATACTTCATCTATTGAGAATCATGTACAAGAACGGTCTGAAGCTCCTTCCAACGTAAATTCAGCTAAACCGGATGCTACGTCAGAGAATTCACCTCCGTTTAACCAAACAGCAGACAGCTTGCACCACCAAGCTGATGTAGTAATCATTGAAGAGCCAGATCCTAATGTGGCTGTGGATCCTTCAGAAGCAACTGACCCGGGAACAACAAGTAGTGTAGAAGATGCAGATTCAGTACCAACCCGAGATCATGATGACGTAACGGTAATCAGAGACAGTACAGCTAACAACCAGTAG
- a CDS encoding redoxin domain-containing protein, with product MASVGNQAPDFTATIVAEEDGTMVLSDRLSDEAPIVLVFFPGPFTPTCTDELTAFQDDLDTYNEIGATIYAVHTDTPKSLEVFRDQSGIEFSLLSDTARNVVDAYDVRCDFEQYGLIGVPDRAVFVIDSTGKITYKWIADDISQEPDYELIKEAVRNSI from the coding sequence ATGGCTTCTGTTGGAAACCAAGCTCCGGACTTTACCGCAACAATTGTTGCGGAGGAAGATGGTACAATGGTCCTCTCGGACCGTCTCTCGGATGAGGCTCCGATTGTACTCGTATTTTTCCCTGGCCCATTTACTCCTACGTGTACGGACGAATTGACCGCATTTCAGGATGACTTAGACACATATAATGAAATTGGTGCGACGATTTACGCCGTCCATACAGATACGCCGAAATCTCTTGAGGTATTTCGTGATCAGTCTGGTATTGAGTTTTCACTGCTCAGCGACACCGCACGAAATGTCGTAGACGCATACGATGTTCGATGTGATTTTGAACAGTACGGTTTGATCGGTGTTCCGGATCGTGCAGTCTTTGTTATTGACTCTACTGGAAAAATCACATACAAATGGATAGCCGACGATATTAGTCAAGAACCAGACTATGAGCTCATCAAGGAGGCGGTTAGAAATTCTATTTGA
- a CDS encoding sensor domain-containing protein, translated as MSTIQLNSLYSIFTEFISVVTERQTYRNLLYLLITSIVGGIYFLGIFFGFTVSAILVFALIGIPLFAVLIIGARGAAAFEQRLTNRLLETEIQSPDSEIDPRTEGLRPAFRELS; from the coding sequence ATGTCAACCATTCAATTGAATAGTCTTTACTCAATCTTCACTGAGTTTATCAGTGTTGTCACGGAGCGACAGACCTACCGAAATCTCCTTTATCTCCTCATTACTAGCATCGTCGGTGGGATTTACTTTCTTGGGATATTCTTTGGCTTTACTGTTTCAGCTATTCTTGTGTTTGCACTGATCGGCATTCCGCTTTTTGCTGTGTTGATCATCGGTGCTCGTGGAGCAGCAGCGTTTGAGCAACGGTTGACAAACCGCCTCCTTGAGACAGAAATTCAATCACCAGATTCCGAGATCGATCCCCGAACAGAAGGCTTACGTCCTGCATTTCGTGAGCTATCTTGA
- a CDS encoding RNA-guided endonuclease InsQ/TnpB family protein: MNLVTTRTITATLTNDREGVVRELDSLGRSGSKIWNVARWTISRIWDHTGEIPDEGPLKSYMKTQGYWKDLNAQSSQAIVEELSGAFQSWFQQDDPDANPPGYRKHGDQRPRSTITFKEDGFKLDTKHQQVRLSKGKNLKDGWADFVLCEYDTGPDASLAGVEDVQQVRAVWADDHWELHFVCNVAINVPDPPGEKTAGVDLGICNTAVVSVGDETLLYPGNALKEDVHYFRQKEYDTEGENGPSQTAEWARAKKSRRQTHVLHAVSKDIVDQCAERGVGTIAVGHPKKIREDEDWGRHGNKRLHDWAFETLIEQVEYKAEERGIDVERVDESELATSISCCECGTKADSHRVERGLYVCSACGLVANSDLNAAENMRVTVTPNPSQDRSNGCLAQLSVRLFDKQTGRVAPQEQVRP, encoded by the coding sequence GTGAATCTGGTCACGACACGTACTATTACAGCGACACTCACCAACGACCGTGAGGGTGTCGTGCGTGAGCTGGATTCACTCGGTCGTTCCGGCAGTAAAATCTGGAACGTTGCTCGGTGGACCATCAGCCGCATCTGGGATCACACGGGAGAAATCCCCGACGAAGGACCGCTCAAGTCCTACATGAAAACACAGGGCTACTGGAAAGACTTGAATGCCCAATCCAGTCAGGCAATCGTCGAAGAATTGTCTGGCGCTTTCCAGTCGTGGTTCCAACAGGACGATCCAGACGCGAATCCACCGGGCTACCGGAAACACGGTGATCAGCGACCACGTAGCACGATCACGTTCAAAGAAGACGGGTTCAAACTCGACACCAAACACCAGCAAGTCCGACTGTCGAAAGGCAAGAACCTGAAGGATGGATGGGCCGACTTCGTCCTCTGTGAATACGACACCGGCCCTGACGCAAGCTTGGCTGGTGTTGAAGATGTCCAGCAAGTCCGGGCAGTGTGGGCTGATGACCACTGGGAGTTGCACTTCGTGTGTAACGTTGCCATCAACGTCCCTGATCCCCCCGGCGAAAAGACGGCTGGTGTTGACCTCGGCATCTGTAATACAGCAGTAGTCTCAGTCGGTGACGAGACACTGCTGTATCCTGGTAACGCCCTGAAAGAAGACGTCCACTACTTCCGGCAGAAAGAGTACGACACTGAAGGTGAGAACGGTCCCTCACAGACCGCAGAGTGGGCACGAGCGAAAAAATCACGCCGCCAGACACATGTCCTGCACGCGGTATCGAAAGATATCGTCGACCAGTGTGCAGAGCGTGGTGTTGGCACGATCGCGGTCGGCCATCCAAAGAAGATCCGGGAGGATGAAGATTGGGGACGCCACGGTAACAAACGGCTGCACGACTGGGCGTTTGAGACGCTGATTGAGCAGGTCGAGTACAAAGCTGAAGAACGTGGAATCGACGTTGAACGAGTTGATGAGTCTGAGTTGGCAACGTCGATCAGCTGTTGTGAGTGTGGCACGAAAGCTGATTCACACCGAGTTGAGCGTGGGTTGTACGTCTGTTCGGCCTGTGGACTGGTCGCCAACAGTGATCTGAATGCGGCAGAGAACATGCGAGTGACGGTAACTCCGAATCCCTCACAGGATAGGAGTAACGGCTGTCTGGCCCAGCTATCGGTTCGCCTGTTCGATAAACAAACGGGGCGAGTAGCCCCACAAGAACAGGTGCGACCGTAA
- a CDS encoding diadenylate cyclase, whose translation MEELDEVLDKYANSQDLMDQIRYVAETLSLNFDRWEEPYVSGPGLYFLVIAETDFESYTDALGENVWPVDRCKVVSDSAEKFRQVAKDVAFSRDGAIIVTGDGTIQRQMVRVRSPNETEVPEVADIDYPDWMGTKHMSALETSLRDNVLWAVTLSEEDGRVTSYLNGTYQDYPRDEIGGRWRPHG comes from the coding sequence ATGGAAGAGCTAGACGAAGTTCTGGATAAGTATGCAAATAGTCAGGACCTAATGGACCAGATTCGGTACGTTGCTGAAACACTAAGCCTCAATTTTGACAGATGGGAAGAACCGTATGTGAGTGGCCCTGGGCTGTATTTTCTGGTTATTGCTGAGACTGACTTTGAGTCATATACTGACGCACTTGGAGAGAATGTCTGGCCGGTTGACCGGTGTAAGGTCGTGTCTGATTCTGCCGAGAAATTTCGACAAGTTGCCAAAGATGTAGCATTCAGTAGAGATGGAGCGATCATCGTGACTGGAGACGGAACTATCCAGCGACAAATGGTCCGTGTCCGAAGTCCTAATGAAACCGAAGTTCCAGAGGTTGCTGATATTGACTACCCTGACTGGATGGGCACAAAGCATATGAGTGCACTAGAGACATCACTCCGCGATAATGTCTTGTGGGCAGTTACACTCAGTGAGGAGGATGGCCGTGTCACGAGCTATCTCAATGGTACGTATCAGGACTACCCCCGGGATGAGATCGGTGGCCGATGGCGACCACATGGATAG
- a CDS encoding cation:proton antiporter — MTEVIITLSVVFVAAGALLLLANQFSYPIIPFYIIAGVIAGVVISPDDIIDLAQWGIAFLVFVFGIRIDLSDIQLVFRDVEIPAVTQLLVVSVIAASIGYGLSLSFGFEHPSRNAIYFAAAAILSSTIVGSGILANEIQNNLVYGRLSSSIHFFDDIIAIGLVLILSAETLTDPQLIASNIGVGVLLLLAGIVFYRYGFPILVRIAGGSDELVLMGSISILIAFIAAAEITNVSIVVGAFAAGLAIRDTGEEALTVRNGINSIKDFFAAVFFVTIGALVQLPTIETLVLTAVLITLVLFVNPAIYTVAFLYEGYDIRTSFFASSALTQTSEFALIIAIQAWMLGTIAQDLFNAIILAAAITMIATALIRRYEETLYSIISTYIINEHRTRQVDEHSSVDKTLEDHTVIIGYSQKARQLVRRLEALNEPYVVVENDPVQRKALESDCQNYVFGDAMASYPMEKARVSQANLVVSTVDYDPLSRSLIEYAAETDIIVQADNPVNAQELLDMGATFVALPDRLASNQLIENIQRVCEDNQEISRLKEEHLRYLSGLSDEPVSR; from the coding sequence ATGACTGAAGTCATTATTACGCTATCTGTCGTATTCGTTGCTGCAGGTGCACTGCTCCTACTGGCTAACCAGTTTAGCTATCCAATTATTCCATTTTATATCATAGCTGGTGTCATCGCAGGGGTAGTCATTTCTCCAGATGACATAATCGATCTTGCACAATGGGGAATTGCATTTTTAGTATTCGTATTTGGAATTCGCATTGATTTAAGCGATATTCAGTTGGTATTCCGAGATGTAGAGATTCCAGCGGTTACGCAACTCCTTGTCGTAAGCGTAATTGCCGCAAGCATTGGATATGGATTGAGTTTGTCCTTTGGCTTTGAACACCCCAGTCGAAATGCGATTTATTTCGCCGCCGCTGCGATCCTTAGCTCAACGATTGTAGGATCAGGCATACTCGCGAATGAAATCCAGAATAATCTTGTCTACGGGCGACTGTCTTCTTCAATACACTTCTTCGATGACATTATTGCAATTGGCTTAGTGTTGATTCTCTCGGCAGAAACACTTACAGATCCACAGTTAATCGCGTCAAATATTGGGGTTGGCGTTCTATTGCTACTTGCCGGTATAGTCTTCTATCGCTACGGATTTCCAATCCTTGTTCGGATCGCTGGTGGATCGGATGAGCTTGTATTAATGGGAAGTATTTCTATTCTGATTGCATTTATTGCCGCCGCTGAAATAACGAATGTTTCCATTGTTGTTGGAGCCTTTGCTGCCGGATTAGCAATTCGAGATACAGGTGAAGAAGCGTTGACAGTTCGCAATGGAATCAACTCAATTAAAGATTTCTTCGCTGCAGTTTTCTTTGTCACAATCGGTGCTCTGGTGCAATTACCGACGATTGAAACACTTGTGCTGACTGCTGTTTTGATTACCCTTGTCCTGTTTGTCAATCCCGCTATATACACTGTTGCGTTTCTATATGAGGGATACGACATACGAACATCATTCTTTGCAAGCTCAGCACTAACACAAACAAGCGAATTTGCACTGATCATCGCCATTCAGGCATGGATGCTTGGGACGATTGCTCAAGATTTATTCAATGCAATTATTTTGGCAGCAGCAATAACGATGATAGCTACTGCACTCATTCGTCGCTACGAGGAGACGCTATATAGTATAATTAGCACGTATATAATAAATGAGCATCGAACTCGACAGGTAGATGAACACAGTTCTGTCGATAAGACACTCGAGGATCATACCGTAATTATTGGATACAGTCAAAAGGCACGGCAGCTTGTACGACGACTTGAAGCACTAAATGAGCCATATGTTGTTGTCGAAAATGATCCAGTACAACGCAAAGCACTCGAGTCAGACTGTCAAAACTACGTGTTTGGTGACGCGATGGCATCATATCCAATGGAGAAAGCACGCGTATCACAAGCAAACCTCGTTGTCTCGACAGTTGATTACGATCCGCTCTCTAGATCCCTTATCGAGTATGCAGCAGAAACGGATATTATCGTACAAGCAGATAATCCGGTTAATGCCCAAGAATTACTTGATATGGGAGCAACATTCGTGGCCCTTCCAGATAGACTAGCATCAAACCAGTTAATTGAGAATATACAGCGAGTATGTGAAGATAACCAAGAAATCTCTCGTCTCAAAGAAGAGCATCTTCGCTATCTTTCAGGATTGTCTGACGAGCCTGTCAGTCGGTGA
- a CDS encoding cation:proton antiporter — protein sequence MLQGYSLDGAQEIGTLGDFTLAADFAIVIVVATLVGLLARQFGQPTIVAYIITGVLLGPVALDIVTDEGLIDDMAELGLGFLLFLLGLKMRLEDIREILRPITNIAIGQTILQTALALLVAVLLGFATQEILVIALATVFGATPIIVKVLTDKDEISSLPGKIDVGVLIVQDIYLVVVLALFGADQLGNLSEIASTLAVIFVMMSFIGIFSIASSRYLLPRLFKRIADNKDVFLIVAVAWVFLFIAIAELFDLSVEVGAFLAGISLAQLPYSKELQDRITPITDFFILVFFASIGLQIESLGSLLAYWQEAIIASVVLMIGNFWIMFYLIDREGFSVETSFLGSINMVQVSEFSLVVGALAFQQEYIGADVLGYLTLMALLTMTVSTYVILHNHTIYERVEPWFQRIASDNGTDKELSEYGDHVVSIGYDEVTKRALPVLNEEFDTVVVIDRDTEHSSELQKQDQYEHIFGDFKHKEVRKAANLKNANFVLSSSVEREVNEILLSETSDETIVFTEAENAEDAHRLYEAGAAYVVITSHLTADQLSDYLEMYVTDRTKLREQIQTEIRWIEQQVDTHTDEDYPAAEVDIDIQTSGGEQ from the coding sequence ATGCTTCAAGGATATTCTCTCGACGGGGCTCAGGAGATTGGTACATTAGGTGATTTCACGCTTGCCGCTGATTTTGCTATCGTTATCGTTGTGGCTACTCTTGTTGGGTTACTCGCACGACAATTCGGACAACCCACCATCGTGGCGTACATCATTACAGGCGTGCTACTTGGTCCAGTAGCATTAGACATCGTCACTGATGAAGGCCTGATTGATGATATGGCCGAGCTTGGGCTTGGGTTCCTCCTCTTTCTGCTTGGGCTTAAAATGCGGCTTGAAGATATCCGCGAGATTCTAAGGCCAATTACTAATATTGCAATCGGACAGACGATATTACAAACCGCATTAGCACTCTTGGTCGCAGTCTTGCTTGGATTTGCTACACAAGAGATTCTAGTCATTGCTTTAGCAACTGTGTTCGGTGCAACTCCGATAATTGTGAAGGTACTTACTGATAAAGATGAAATTTCATCGCTCCCTGGCAAGATTGATGTCGGGGTGCTTATTGTACAAGATATCTATCTTGTTGTTGTTCTTGCCTTATTCGGTGCTGATCAACTCGGCAACCTCAGCGAAATTGCGAGTACACTTGCTGTTATCTTTGTTATGATGAGTTTTATTGGGATTTTCTCAATTGCTTCATCTCGCTACCTTTTGCCAAGATTGTTCAAACGGATCGCAGACAACAAGGATGTCTTTCTCATCGTTGCAGTTGCTTGGGTATTTTTGTTTATCGCAATCGCTGAACTGTTTGACCTCTCCGTTGAGGTGGGAGCATTCCTCGCCGGAATCAGCCTTGCACAACTTCCATATAGCAAGGAATTACAGGACCGTATTACTCCGATTACAGATTTCTTCATTCTTGTGTTCTTTGCGTCGATCGGCCTTCAAATCGAAAGTCTTGGAAGTTTGCTTGCATACTGGCAGGAAGCGATAATCGCGTCTGTTGTCCTCATGATTGGAAACTTCTGGATTATGTTCTATCTGATTGATCGAGAAGGATTTAGCGTCGAAACATCTTTTCTTGGCTCAATCAACATGGTTCAAGTAAGTGAGTTCTCACTTGTCGTTGGAGCACTTGCTTTCCAACAAGAGTACATTGGAGCCGATGTACTTGGATACCTCACACTGATGGCCCTGCTAACGATGACAGTGTCGACATATGTCATTCTCCACAATCATACGATCTACGAGCGTGTTGAGCCATGGTTTCAGCGAATTGCCTCAGACAATGGGACTGACAAAGAGTTGTCTGAATACGGCGACCATGTGGTTTCCATTGGCTATGACGAGGTTACGAAACGAGCTCTTCCAGTGCTTAACGAGGAATTTGACACAGTTGTTGTCATTGATAGAGACACAGAACACAGCTCAGAATTGCAGAAACAAGACCAATACGAACATATATTTGGTGATTTCAAACATAAAGAAGTCCGCAAGGCAGCAAATCTGAAAAATGCTAACTTCGTGCTGAGTTCAAGTGTGGAACGGGAAGTAAATGAGATTCTTCTCTCAGAAACAAGCGATGAGACGATTGTATTCACAGAAGCTGAAAACGCCGAAGACGCCCATCGACTGTATGAAGCAGGGGCAGCATATGTTGTGATAACATCTCATTTAACAGCCGATCAGTTGAGTGATTATCTCGAAATGTACGTTACAGACAGGACAAAGCTTAGAGAGCAAATTCAGACGGAGATTAGATGGATTGAACAGCAAGTTGATACGCACACAGATGAAGATTACCCAGCCGCTGAGGTCGATATTGATATACAAACATCGGGGGGTGAACAATGA